Proteins co-encoded in one Phycodurus eques isolate BA_2022a chromosome 14, UOR_Pequ_1.1, whole genome shotgun sequence genomic window:
- the klf11b gene encoding Krueppel-like factor 11b isoform X1, producing the protein MIRPELEYHRLRRSSFQNMSADQCGSYAKRRRRNAAEQPVPGGNSRCSPGLEYTDLEAAEALVCMSSWGHFVSSNRPNPCKPRPLTPASDSCDSILPTELPEAPKDFVSLSSLCMTPPHSPSFAENSSSNSGASSQCVASSVAKSPPSLAPPCRSMATSVIRHTADSSPCQYHIPVAPNLEKATSCQQPQQQSFTPPSPCLSLPVTPSPTEASPPKPSLDNVSTPIPVNSQPQNSPPAQANLTPPPVTSPQIICQMFPFRGQSGIISALIPSAVQTSSAGARAVSTPILPQPAAASPATVQQSLIMGSAVPHGTVMLVLPPSSVPQTPHGPQTVMTLGNTKLLPLAPAPVYVPTGPGGCGAATKMDFSRRRNYVCNFPGCRKTYFKSSHLKAHLRTHTGEKPFSCSWDGCDKRFARSDELSRHRRTHTGEKKFVCSVCDRRFMRSDHLTKHARRHMTTKKIPTWQADVRNLNKMAAGKNPPSKPSLATISMLVPAGSQ; encoded by the exons ATGATTCGACCTGAGTTAGAGTATCATCGTTTACGCCGCTCTTCCTTTCAGAACATGTCCGCCGACCAGTGCGGGTCCTACGCGAAACGGAGGAGGCGCAACGCCGCCGAGCAGCCCGTCCCCGGCGGCAACAGCAGATGCTCTCCCGGTCTGGAGTACACGGACCTGGAGGCCGCCGAGGCGCTGGTGTGCATGAGCTCATGGGGCCACTTTGTCAGCAGCAACAGGCCCAACCCCTGCAAGCCGCGACCCCTGACCCCAGCCTCTGACTCCTGCGACTCCATCCTGCCCACCGAGCTCCCGGAGGCCCCAAAAGACTTTGTGTCCCTATCCTCCCTG TGTATGACTCCGCCTCACAGCCCCAGTTTTGCTGAGAACTCATCCTCCAACAGTGGCGCATCCTCTCAATGCGTTGCCTCCTCCGTCGCCAAGAGCCCACCCTCGCTCGCCCCTCCCTGCAGGTCCATGGCGACGAGCGTAATCCGCCACACGGCAGACAGCtccccctgccaataccacattCCGGTGGCCCCCAATTTAGAGAAGGCGACCTCCTGCCAGCAGCCGCAGCAGCAGAGCTTCACGCCTCCATCGCCTTGTCTTTCTCTTCCTGTCACACCCTCACCAACCGAGGCTAGTCCTCCCAAGCCTTCTTTGGACAATGTCTCGACACCCATTCCTGTTAACAGTCAACCACAAAACAGCCCCCCTGCTCAGGCGAACCTGACCCCGCCTCCAGTCACCAGCCCTCAAATcatctgccagatgttcccctTTAGGGGCCAATCAGGTATAATATCAGCCTTAATCCCCAGCGCAGTCCAGACGTCCTCCGCAGGGGCCCGGGCTGTCTCCACGCCCATTCTCCCCCAGCCTGCCGCCGCAAGCCCCGCCACAGTGCAGCAGTCCCTCATCATGGGCTCGGCGGTGCCTCACGGCACAGTGATGCTGGTCCTCCCACCGTCCTCGGTCCCCCAGACGCCCCACGGCCCTCAGACTGTCATGACGCTGGGCAACACCAAACTGCTTCCGCTGGCTCCGGCCCCGGTGTACGTGCCGACTGGGCCCGGCGGCTGCGGCGCAGCCACAAAGATGGACTTTTCCCGCCGGAGAAACTACGTGTGCAACTTTCCTGGCTGCAGGAAGACGTACTTCAAGAGCTCGCACCTCAAGGCTCATCTTCGCACGCACACGG gtgagaAGCCGTTCAGCTGTAGCTGGGACGGCTGCGACAAAAGGTTCGCCCGCTCCGACGAGCTCTCCCGCCACCGGCGGACACACACCGGCGAGAAGAAGTTTGTGTGCTCCGTGTGCGACCGACGATTCATGCGCAGCGATCACCTCACGAAACACGCCCGCCGCCACATGACCACCAAGAAAATTCCCACCTGGCAGGCCGATGTTAGGAACCTGAACAAGATGGCTGCGGGCAAGAACCCTCCTTCCAAACCCAGCCTCGCCACAATCAGCATGCTAGTACCCGCCGGCTCTCAGTAG
- the klf11b gene encoding Krueppel-like factor 11b isoform X2, with protein MPSRKYIEMDPRGNMSADQCGSYAKRRRRNAAEQPVPGGNSRCSPGLEYTDLEAAEALVCMSSWGHFVSSNRPNPCKPRPLTPASDSCDSILPTELPEAPKDFVSLSSLCMTPPHSPSFAENSSSNSGASSQCVASSVAKSPPSLAPPCRSMATSVIRHTADSSPCQYHIPVAPNLEKATSCQQPQQQSFTPPSPCLSLPVTPSPTEASPPKPSLDNVSTPIPVNSQPQNSPPAQANLTPPPVTSPQIICQMFPFRGQSGIISALIPSAVQTSSAGARAVSTPILPQPAAASPATVQQSLIMGSAVPHGTVMLVLPPSSVPQTPHGPQTVMTLGNTKLLPLAPAPVYVPTGPGGCGAATKMDFSRRRNYVCNFPGCRKTYFKSSHLKAHLRTHTGEKPFSCSWDGCDKRFARSDELSRHRRTHTGEKKFVCSVCDRRFMRSDHLTKHARRHMTTKKIPTWQADVRNLNKMAAGKNPPSKPSLATISMLVPAGSQ; from the exons ATGCCATCCCGGAAGTATATCGAAATGGACCCTCGTGGA AACATGTCCGCCGACCAGTGCGGGTCCTACGCGAAACGGAGGAGGCGCAACGCCGCCGAGCAGCCCGTCCCCGGCGGCAACAGCAGATGCTCTCCCGGTCTGGAGTACACGGACCTGGAGGCCGCCGAGGCGCTGGTGTGCATGAGCTCATGGGGCCACTTTGTCAGCAGCAACAGGCCCAACCCCTGCAAGCCGCGACCCCTGACCCCAGCCTCTGACTCCTGCGACTCCATCCTGCCCACCGAGCTCCCGGAGGCCCCAAAAGACTTTGTGTCCCTATCCTCCCTG TGTATGACTCCGCCTCACAGCCCCAGTTTTGCTGAGAACTCATCCTCCAACAGTGGCGCATCCTCTCAATGCGTTGCCTCCTCCGTCGCCAAGAGCCCACCCTCGCTCGCCCCTCCCTGCAGGTCCATGGCGACGAGCGTAATCCGCCACACGGCAGACAGCtccccctgccaataccacattCCGGTGGCCCCCAATTTAGAGAAGGCGACCTCCTGCCAGCAGCCGCAGCAGCAGAGCTTCACGCCTCCATCGCCTTGTCTTTCTCTTCCTGTCACACCCTCACCAACCGAGGCTAGTCCTCCCAAGCCTTCTTTGGACAATGTCTCGACACCCATTCCTGTTAACAGTCAACCACAAAACAGCCCCCCTGCTCAGGCGAACCTGACCCCGCCTCCAGTCACCAGCCCTCAAATcatctgccagatgttcccctTTAGGGGCCAATCAGGTATAATATCAGCCTTAATCCCCAGCGCAGTCCAGACGTCCTCCGCAGGGGCCCGGGCTGTCTCCACGCCCATTCTCCCCCAGCCTGCCGCCGCAAGCCCCGCCACAGTGCAGCAGTCCCTCATCATGGGCTCGGCGGTGCCTCACGGCACAGTGATGCTGGTCCTCCCACCGTCCTCGGTCCCCCAGACGCCCCACGGCCCTCAGACTGTCATGACGCTGGGCAACACCAAACTGCTTCCGCTGGCTCCGGCCCCGGTGTACGTGCCGACTGGGCCCGGCGGCTGCGGCGCAGCCACAAAGATGGACTTTTCCCGCCGGAGAAACTACGTGTGCAACTTTCCTGGCTGCAGGAAGACGTACTTCAAGAGCTCGCACCTCAAGGCTCATCTTCGCACGCACACGG gtgagaAGCCGTTCAGCTGTAGCTGGGACGGCTGCGACAAAAGGTTCGCCCGCTCCGACGAGCTCTCCCGCCACCGGCGGACACACACCGGCGAGAAGAAGTTTGTGTGCTCCGTGTGCGACCGACGATTCATGCGCAGCGATCACCTCACGAAACACGCCCGCCGCCACATGACCACCAAGAAAATTCCCACCTGGCAGGCCGATGTTAGGAACCTGAACAAGATGGCTGCGGGCAAGAACCCTCCTTCCAAACCCAGCCTCGCCACAATCAGCATGCTAGTACCCGCCGGCTCTCAGTAG